One window of the Corynebacterium glutamicum ATCC 13032 genome contains the following:
- a CDS encoding inorganic diphosphatase — protein MSIEVTVEIPKGSRNKYEIDHETGKVYLDRYLFTPMAYPLDYGYIDHTLGEDGDPLDALVILPESVFPAVVVKSRIIGVFKMTDEAGGDDKLLSVLDDPRYDHIQDISDVSDFLKDEIEHFFVHYKDLEKGKHVDGSGWGDKAEAEKIHAEAIDRYKA, from the coding sequence ATGAGCATCGAAGTAACCGTCGAAATCCCTAAGGGATCACGCAACAAGTACGAAATCGACCACGAGACCGGAAAGGTCTACCTCGACCGCTACCTGTTCACTCCAATGGCATACCCACTGGACTACGGCTACATCGACCACACCCTCGGCGAAGACGGCGACCCATTGGATGCACTGGTCATCCTCCCCGAGTCCGTTTTTCCAGCAGTTGTGGTTAAGTCCCGAATCATCGGTGTTTTCAAGATGACCGACGAAGCCGGCGGCGACGACAAGCTGCTCTCCGTTCTCGACGACCCACGCTACGACCACATCCAGGACATCTCCGACGTGTCCGATTTCCTCAAGGATGAGATCGAGCACTTCTTCGTCCACTACAAGGACCTGGAAAAGGGCAAGCACGTTGACGGTTCCGGCTGGGGCGACAAGGCTGAGGCTGAAAAGATCCACGCTGAGGCAATCGACCGCTACAAGGCATAA
- the dacB gene encoding D-alanyl-D-alanine carboxypeptidase/D-alanyl-D-alanine endopeptidase — MKNAWWVGSSVGVLIAVGAVIGGGVWVNHSGFGLDHPEPMSVEMPEQLFSSAIDPDALEAPDFATLEKDLTSQAADSRLGTFVGVARDVESGEVVWEQNQGTAVRPASATKILTAAVALYELGREDTITTKVVEGEQPGTVVIKAGGDVTLSEEMLDDLATQLEGQDIGTVLIDTSIWPDEGFASTWDPVDVDAGYIADVEPAMIEAARIGGSEGDLPRSHTPALDVAQALADRVGADTVDEGSAPDKTVLASVESDTLDQRLARMMKDSDNVMAEGIAKEVAASKDLATDSASTSKMTLEILKDKGFDLSGVSIVDNSGLSFDNLITPRLLDDILTRAATEPELSSLLTSLPIAHGTGTLEDRYDGLSGAGWVRAKTGTLTDTSALAGVVTSESGRVFTFAFVSNGSAIVPAREALDEMASILRDF, encoded by the coding sequence ATGAAAAATGCGTGGTGGGTTGGCTCATCGGTTGGTGTACTGATTGCAGTGGGGGCTGTCATCGGTGGTGGCGTGTGGGTGAATCATTCTGGTTTTGGTTTGGATCACCCGGAGCCCATGTCGGTGGAGATGCCTGAGCAGCTGTTTTCTTCTGCGATTGATCCGGATGCTTTGGAAGCCCCAGATTTTGCCACTTTGGAGAAGGATTTGACCTCGCAGGCTGCGGATTCTCGGTTGGGCACTTTTGTCGGTGTTGCCAGGGATGTGGAATCTGGTGAGGTGGTGTGGGAGCAGAATCAGGGGACTGCGGTGAGGCCGGCGTCGGCGACGAAGATTTTGACGGCGGCGGTGGCGTTGTATGAGCTTGGCCGTGAGGACACCATCACAACGAAGGTTGTTGAGGGGGAGCAGCCGGGAACGGTGGTGATTAAGGCGGGTGGTGATGTCACGTTGAGTGAGGAGATGCTCGATGATTTGGCCACCCAGCTTGAGGGGCAAGATATTGGCACTGTGTTGATCGATACGTCTATTTGGCCTGATGAGGGCTTTGCTAGTACGTGGGATCCAGTGGATGTTGATGCTGGTTATATCGCTGATGTGGAGCCCGCGATGATTGAGGCTGCCCGCATTGGTGGGTCGGAGGGGGATCTGCCGAGGTCTCATACTCCGGCGTTAGATGTTGCGCAGGCGTTGGCGGATCGTGTCGGCGCGGACACCGTAGATGAGGGCAGCGCTCCGGACAAAACCGTGCTGGCATCCGTGGAGTCTGACACGTTGGATCAGCGTCTTGCTCGGATGATGAAGGATTCTGACAATGTGATGGCAGAGGGTATCGCTAAGGAAGTGGCCGCGTCGAAGGATTTGGCTACCGATTCGGCGAGTACCTCGAAGATGACGTTGGAGATTCTCAAGGACAAGGGCTTCGATTTGAGTGGCGTGTCCATTGTGGATAATTCGGGTTTGAGCTTTGACAACCTCATCACGCCCCGCCTGCTTGATGATATTTTGACCCGCGCCGCCACGGAACCTGAGTTGAGTTCACTATTGACATCGCTGCCTATCGCGCATGGAACCGGAACCTTGGAGGATCGCTACGACGGACTCTCAGGTGCGGGTTGGGTGCGGGCGAAAACTGGCACTCTGACGGATACATCGGCATTGGCAGGGGTGGTGACCTCGGAGTCGGGGCGTGTGTTTACCTTTGCTTTTGTGTCTAATGGTTCCGCGATTGTGCCGGC